Genomic window (Candidatus Methylomirabilota bacterium):
CCGGGGCCAGCGCGCCGATGACGGCCTCGAACGTGCGGTAGCAGATGATGGCGCGCGGCCCGCCGCCGGCCGGTGGCCGCGGGTTGAGGAACGAGCCCTCGGGCGCGCTCACCGTGATCGGCTGCAGCGCCCCCTCGTTCATCGGTCCGTAGGGATCGGTCAGGCACTTGACCGCGGCGTACGAGTACGAGCGCGTGTAGTTGATGTAGGAGTTCATGCCCGAGGCCGTCTGCGGGCTCGAGCCCTCGTAATCGATGGTCATCCGGTCGCCGTCCACCGTCACCGTCACCGCCACGCGCAGCGGCTCGGTGCCCGGGCCGCAGTCGTCGAGGAAGTCCTCGAACCGGTAGACGCCGTCGGGCACGGCGCGGATGGCCGTGCGCATGTTGGCCTCGGTGCGCGCGACGATCTCGTCCATCGCCGCCACGAGCGTGGTGCCGCCGTAGCGCTCGGCCAGCTCGGTCAGCCGCAGCTCGCCCACCCGGAGCGCGCTGCGCTGCGCGCGCAGGTCGCCGAGGACCTTGTCCGGCGTGCGCGTGTTCGCGGCGATGATCGCGACGATCCCCTCGTGCTCGCGATACTCCTGCCAGACCTTCGTGGGCGGGATCCGCAGGCCTTCCTGGAAGTAGTCGAAGATCCCCTCGACGGCCTGGCTCCCCGGCCGCGCCCCGCCGACGTCGGTGTGGTGCAGGATGTTGACGGCGAAGCCGATCAGCTCGCCCTGGTGGAACGCGGGCTGCGTGATGAAGAAGTCGGGCAGATGGCCGGAGCCGAGCAGCGGGTCGTTCAGGAGGATCGCGTCGCCGGGCCGAAGGGTCTCGGCGGGATGCGCGGCCAGCGCGTTCTTCACGGCGAAGGACATCGCGCCCATGTGGCCCGGCGAGTACGGACCCTGCGCGACCATGCGACCGCGCGCGTCGAACACCGCGACGGAGAAGTCCTGGCCCTCGCGCGCCTGCTCGGAGTAGGCCGTCTTGTGCACGGTGGTGCCGATCTCCACCGCGATCGATTGGAGCGCGCCCCAGATCACGCCGAGCGTGATCGGGTTGAGCGCGGTCACGCCGCGATCTCCACGATGAGGTTGGCGTACTCGTCGACGCTGGCTGTCGTTCCCGGTGGCAGCACCGACGTCGACTCGCGCTCCTCGACGATGGCGGGGCCGTCGACGCGCGCGCCGGGGGCGAGCGCATAGCG
Coding sequences:
- a CDS encoding hydantoinase B/oxoprolinase family protein, whose protein sequence is MTALNPITLGVIWGALQSIAVEIGTTVHKTAYSEQAREGQDFSVAVFDARGRMVAQGPYSPGHMGAMSFAVKNALAAHPAETLRPGDAILLNDPLLGSGHLPDFFITQPAFHQGELIGFAVNILHHTDVGGARPGSQAVEGIFDYFQEGLRIPPTKVWQEYREHEGIVAIIAANTRTPDKVLGDLRAQRSALRVGELRLTELAERYGGTTLVAAMDEIVARTEANMRTAIRAVPDGVYRFEDFLDDCGPGTEPLRVAVTVTVDGDRMTIDYEGSSPQTASGMNSYINYTRSYSYAAVKCLTDPYGPMNEGALQPITVSAPEGSFLNPRPPAGGGPRAIICYRTFEAVIGALAP